In Streptomyces chartreusis, the following proteins share a genomic window:
- a CDS encoding type I polyketide synthase: MTILSGLEFFDLHDPVAAEPVAVVAMACRLPGGITDPEGLWELLLAGRDAIGPLPADRGWDPDALDAPDRAAVPRRGGFLDGVADFDAGFFGLSPREAVATDPQQRLLLETAWEAVERAGIDPLSLHGTRTGVYVGVSGEDYALVTARAADDMAAGTVTGTAPGVASGRLAHVLGLRGPALSLDTASSSSLTALHCAVRALRAGECTLALAGGANVLSTPRSLVGYARQGGLAPDGRCKPFSADADGTAWAEGVGVLVLERLSDARLNGHPVLALVRGTAVNADGATDRLTAPSGTAQRELIALALHDAGLGTGDVDAVEAHGTGTRVGDPVEAEALLATYGRDREHPLLIGSVKANLGHAQAAAGIAGLIKTVLALRHGVLPATPHLSEPTPAVDWNAGSARLLSEPTDWPATGRPRRAAVSSFGIGGSNAHVVLEQAPPAPLPAEQPDRSPHIVPWVVSARSANALDAAVARLRRLDPADDRARADIAHSLATGRATALPHRTVLLASADGTPTAARCVAERGLSAVLFAGRGTPHAARTGTLAARFPVFARAFAAVREAFDGLLAEPLRDLVGGEREISAGEQAFVAQAEPLLFAHEIALYRLLESLGRTPTHVVGHGLGEVAAAHAAGALSLTDACRVVAARVRLAERLGTAATVAVRATEAEVAPLLTAGVGVAAVDGPDRLVLSGAASEVARVADALANEGHATTALPAPHGLHSPLVADALDAFRRDLAGLEPRTPRIPVVSTLTGARVTDTDLASPAHWSGQAGATVRFADAVTALRDAGVHTFLEVGTDAALTASTVELLAWSGVVTVAAQRAGTDPETALLTALARLHVTGSDVHWPALFTGTGARRTELPTYPFQRERHWPTPADRARTPLPTPADRPTGEPDALRALTGPRRVRALLTLIRVEAAAALGHADPGRVEPRTALRSLGLDSYAETELRVRLGKATGLDLPTTLFYDRPTPAALAARLAEHLDEQPLPLPDWPTGFEQALRDLPGNHPERRRAVRRLEALLNDLGRRAPAGRANGGGDGDGAAGHPTAEAADIAAAPVDRLLDLIDQEFPIDKEFPVR, translated from the coding sequence ATGACCATCCTGTCCGGACTGGAGTTCTTCGACCTGCACGACCCCGTCGCCGCCGAGCCGGTCGCGGTCGTCGCCATGGCCTGCCGACTGCCCGGCGGGATCACCGACCCCGAGGGGCTGTGGGAACTGCTCCTCGCCGGCCGTGACGCCATCGGCCCGCTGCCCGCCGACCGGGGCTGGGACCCGGACGCCCTCGACGCGCCGGACCGGGCCGCCGTGCCCCGGCGCGGCGGATTCCTCGACGGCGTCGCCGACTTCGACGCCGGCTTCTTCGGACTCTCGCCCCGCGAGGCCGTCGCCACCGACCCCCAGCAGCGGCTGCTGCTGGAGACCGCCTGGGAGGCCGTGGAGCGGGCCGGCATCGACCCGCTGTCACTGCACGGCACCCGCACCGGCGTCTACGTCGGCGTCAGCGGCGAGGACTACGCCCTGGTCACCGCGCGGGCCGCCGACGACATGGCAGCGGGCACCGTCACCGGCACCGCGCCCGGCGTCGCCTCCGGCCGTCTCGCCCACGTCCTCGGACTGCGCGGCCCCGCGCTCAGCCTCGACACCGCGTCCTCCTCCTCGCTGACCGCCCTGCACTGCGCGGTACGGGCTCTGCGTGCCGGGGAGTGCACCCTCGCCCTGGCGGGCGGCGCCAACGTGCTGTCCACGCCCCGCAGCCTCGTCGGCTACGCCAGGCAGGGCGGCCTCGCCCCCGACGGCCGCTGCAAGCCGTTCTCCGCCGACGCCGACGGCACCGCCTGGGCCGAGGGCGTCGGCGTCCTCGTCCTGGAACGCCTCTCCGACGCCCGGCTGAACGGCCACCCCGTGCTCGCCCTCGTCCGCGGCACCGCCGTCAACGCCGACGGCGCCACCGACCGGCTGACCGCGCCGAGCGGCACCGCCCAGCGCGAGCTGATCGCCCTGGCGCTGCACGACGCGGGGCTCGGCACCGGCGACGTCGACGCCGTGGAGGCACACGGCACCGGCACCCGCGTCGGCGACCCCGTGGAGGCCGAGGCACTCCTCGCCACCTACGGACGCGATCGCGAACACCCGCTGCTCATAGGCTCCGTGAAGGCCAACCTCGGCCACGCCCAGGCCGCCGCGGGCATCGCAGGGCTCATCAAGACCGTCCTCGCCCTGCGGCACGGCGTCCTGCCCGCCACCCCGCACCTGTCGGAGCCGACCCCGGCCGTCGACTGGAACGCGGGGTCGGCGCGGCTGCTGAGCGAGCCCACCGACTGGCCCGCCACCGGAAGGCCGCGCCGCGCCGCGGTCTCCTCCTTCGGGATCGGCGGCAGCAACGCCCACGTCGTCCTCGAACAGGCACCGCCCGCACCCCTACCGGCCGAGCAGCCCGACAGGAGTCCGCACATCGTGCCCTGGGTGGTCTCCGCACGGTCGGCGAACGCCCTGGACGCCGCCGTCGCCCGGCTGCGCCGGCTGGACCCCGCCGACGACCGGGCCCGCGCCGACATCGCCCACTCGCTGGCCACCGGCCGGGCCACCGCGCTGCCGCACCGCACCGTCCTGCTGGCCTCCGCCGACGGCACGCCCACCGCCGCCCGCTGCGTCGCCGAACGCGGCCTGTCCGCCGTCCTGTTCGCCGGACGCGGCACCCCGCACGCCGCACGGACCGGCACCCTCGCCGCACGGTTCCCGGTGTTCGCGCGCGCCTTCGCCGCCGTACGCGAGGCGTTCGACGGTCTGCTGGCCGAACCACTGCGCGACCTCGTGGGGGGTGAGCGGGAGATCTCGGCGGGCGAGCAGGCCTTCGTCGCGCAGGCCGAACCCCTCCTGTTCGCCCACGAGATCGCCCTGTACCGGCTGCTGGAATCCCTCGGCCGGACTCCCACCCACGTCGTCGGGCACGGGCTCGGCGAGGTCGCCGCCGCGCATGCCGCCGGTGCGCTGTCCCTCACCGACGCCTGCCGGGTCGTCGCCGCCCGGGTCCGGCTGGCCGAGCGGCTCGGCACCGCCGCCACCGTCGCCGTACGCGCCACCGAGGCCGAGGTGGCACCGCTGCTCACCGCGGGCGTCGGTGTCGCGGCCGTCGACGGCCCCGACCGGCTCGTGCTGTCCGGCGCGGCGAGTGAAGTCGCCCGTGTCGCCGACGCCTTGGCGAACGAAGGGCACGCCACCACCGCCCTCCCGGCCCCGCACGGGCTGCACTCCCCGCTCGTGGCCGACGCGCTCGACGCCTTCCGCAGGGACCTGGCCGGCCTCGAACCGCGCACCCCGCGCATCCCGGTCGTGTCCACCCTGACCGGCGCCCGCGTCACCGATACCGACCTCGCCTCACCCGCACACTGGAGCGGCCAGGCCGGCGCCACCGTACGGTTCGCCGACGCCGTCACCGCCCTGCGCGACGCGGGCGTGCACACGTTCCTCGAAGTGGGCACGGACGCCGCCCTCACCGCGAGCACCGTCGAACTGCTCGCGTGGAGCGGCGTGGTGACGGTCGCCGCCCAGCGAGCCGGCACCGACCCCGAGACGGCCCTGCTCACCGCGCTCGCCCGGCTCCACGTCACCGGCAGCGACGTGCACTGGCCCGCCCTGTTCACCGGCACCGGCGCCCGCCGCACCGAACTGCCGACATACCCCTTCCAGCGCGAACGCCACTGGCCCACCCCGGCGGACCGGGCCCGCACGCCCCTGCCCACCCCGGCGGACCGGCCGACAGGCGAACCCGACGCCCTGCGGGCCCTCACCGGCCCCCGCAGGGTCCGCGCACTGCTCACCCTGATCCGGGTCGAGGCCGCCGCCGCCCTCGGGCACGCCGACCCCGGCCGCGTCGAACCCCGCACCGCCCTGCGCTCCCTGGGCCTCGACTCCTACGCCGAGACCGAACTGCGAGTGCGCCTGGGCAAGGCCACCGGACTCGACCTGCCGACCACCCTGTTCTACGACCGGCCCACCCCGGCCGCGCTCGCCGCCCGGCTCGCCGAACACCTCGACGAGCAGCCGCTCCCGCTGCCCGACTGGCCGACCGGCTTCGAACAGGCACTGCGCGACCTGCCCGGGAACCACCCCGAGCGCCGGCGCGCCGTACGCCGCCTGGAAGCCCTGCTGAACGACCTGGGCCGGCGCGCCCCGGCCGGCCGCGCCAACGGCGGCGGCGACGGCGACGGCGCCGCAGGTCATCCCACGGCGGAGGCCGCCGACATCGCCGCCGCCCCCGTCGACCGGCTCCTGGACCTCATCGACCAGGAGTTCCCGATCGACAAGGAGTTCCCGGTCCGCTGA